The following nucleotide sequence is from Ochotona princeps isolate mOchPri1 chromosome 24, mOchPri1.hap1, whole genome shotgun sequence.
ggcggcggcggcacctGTGCGAACCCGGAGAAGTTCCAGTACGTAGAGAAAAGCCGCTCGTGCGCGCCGCGCTGCGGGCCTGGCGTCGAGGTATTCTGGTCTCGGCGCGACAAGGACTTCGCGCTCGTCTGGATGGCCGTGTGGTCGGCACTCTGCTTCTTCTCCACCGCCTTCACGGTGCTCACTTTCCTACTGGAGCCGCACCGCTTCCAGTACCCAGAGCGCCCCATCATCTTCCTCTCCATGTGCTACAACGTCTATTCCCTGGCGTTTCTCATTCGCGCTGTTGCGGGCGCGCAGAGCGTGGCCTGTGACCAGGAGGCGGGTGCGCTCTATGTCATCCAGGAGGGCTTGGAGAGCACAGGCTGCACGCTCGTCTTCCTGCTGCTCTACTACTTCGGCATGGCCAGCTCGCTCTGGTGGGTGGTGCTGACGCTCACCTGGTTCCTGGCAGCCGGCAAGAAGTGGGGCCACGAAGCCATCGAAGCGCATGGTAGCTACTTCCATTTGGCCGCCTGGGGCCTGCCTGCGCTCAAGACAATTATCATCCTGACCCTGCGCAAGGTGGCCGGGGACGAGCTGACGGGGCTGTGCTATGTGGCCAGCATGGACACGGCGGCGCTCACGGGCTTCGTCCTTGTGCCCTTGTCCTGCTATCTGGTGCTGGGCACCAGCTTCCTCCTGACTGGCTTCGTGGCTCTCTTCCACATTCGCAAGATCATGAAGACGGGCGGCACCAACACAGAGAAGCTAGAGAAGCTCATGGTCAAGATCGGGGTCTTCTCCATCCTCTACACTGTGCCGGCTACCTGCGTCATCGTCTGCTACGTTTATGAGCGTCTCAACATGGACTTCTGGCGCCTGCGGGCCACGGAGCAGCCCTGTGTCGCCGCCACCCTGCCTGGAGGCCGCAGGGACTGCTCCTTGCCTGGGGGCTCTGTGCCCACCGTGGCCGTGTTCATGGTCAAGATCTTCATGTCGCTGGTGGTAGGCATCACCAGTGGTGTCTGGGTGTGGAGCTCCAAGACTTTTCAGACTTGGCAGAGCTTATGCCACCGCAAGATGGCAGCTGGACGGGCGCGGGCCAAGGCCTGCAGAGCCCCTGGCAGCTATGGGCGGGGCACTCACTGCCACTATAAGGCCCCCAGCGTGGTATTGCACATGACTAAGACGGACCCTTCTCTGGACAACCCCACACACCTCTAGGGACACAGGCCTGGATGACCCCACTCCCTGTGGATGGGGTGacacctgctgcccctcccccagctagCTGTCAAGGTCAGGCCAGGGGAACATGGTGAGGGGAGGGCTGAGGACCCAGTGAGGTGCCAAGTCTGTGTCCCCCAATTAATGCAGGGGGATGCAGGACAGCCTGATTCCCCTACAGGCACTTGGGAGAAAAGGGCAGAAGTGGGCCTGACCTgaccttaaagtttatttaatgatgtaatttattgtttttctttttttttcctggaagctGTGACTGGAATAAATGCCCCCTTTCCCCGTGTGGCACCGCCGAGTCCTCTCTGGACTGGAAAAGAGGGAAGGTTGGAGGGATAGAGCTGGCATGGGGCAGTCATTGGGCTCTCAGGGGACCTTGAGGCTGTGTGTCACTGGAGTCCTGGAATGCCTGGTGCCTCCTTCCTCTCGCCACCTTGCCTTTGGGCAACCTCTGCTTGCCTGCCCTGTCCATGTTTCCAACCTGGGACACTGGGCTGAGGCCAACCCAGCTGTCCTTGCTATTACCTTCGTCCTTTGCTGTGCGGGTCCCAGAGATGGGGCTGGATTGGTATGTAGGCATCCTGGAAGCACAGACCTGAACTTATAGGAGGCcagctcttgggcctggcatgtcTCCAACTGCTATGGTCATGGGAAGATGGGAGGAGTAGACAGCAGTGGGAGAGGTGGGGGACAGCAATGTGCCAACCTGGGTGCCAGTGCAGCTCAGCTGCCGAGTGGATGTAAGTGTCCCAGAGACTCCAGACTGTTTGGGATCAGAGCCCAAGGCCCCTCTTGGCCCCTGAGACTACATACAGCCACGTGTGGGTTTTGGTGGCTGTCCCCGTGTACCTGCTCGCGCACGACCAGCACTGTTGGAGCCAGGGAGGCCACCACCATCATGCCCCTGGCCAGGGTTTGGCCCTGCTTCCAGCCAAGGGGAGGCTCCAGGGAAGGGGAAGCTCGTTCCTCGCACTGCTCACAGACCCACGGGTTGTCAGGCCACAGATTCTGTGCTCCACACCCGCCACCAGGGTCACCGGGCAGTGGATTCTATGGAGAGTCCAGCAGGGATCCCGGCTCCCTTGCAAAGGCAGATGCACTGTGGTTTCAGAGCAGGCAGCCCAAAACATATGTGGACCTTCCTGCCACCTAGCCAACGGACCACAGTTCCTTGGAACTCTCCGTGGGAAGGTCTCTGTGCTTAGTGGAGATAGTAAGGCAGGCCGGCAGTTCGGCAAGTGAGATGTTAGGGGCTGGGCTGGGTAAACTTCAGATCTGGGAAGAGAAAGCCGAGTGGAACTGGCTTTGTGTGTGAGTAGGGGGAAAGCTGAGCCTTCCCACACAGCTGCTCATCCCCTTCTCCTTGCCCACTGAGGACAGAGTTGGGGAGGTGGGGGTCACTGGTGCTTGGCTGTGCCATGCACAAGGCAAGTTGGGATGGGCTGGGGAGTGCCCAGGGCAGAGGAAGCTGGGATGGTTCCTGCTGGCCAAGAGACGTAGGAGGGAGGGCAGGATTATGCCAGCCAAGGCTTCCCTGGCCCTAGAAGATGCTTGCAGAAGTCCCAGAACCAAGCAGGAAAAGGACTTGACTCTGCCAAGGCCCGGCCCGTGACCTTCTCCCTCATTCCATAGGTAGTGACCCAACCACAGGGGGGCTTCCGGTAGGTCTGTCCACTGTGGGGAAGCTGCAGCCAGGGAAActgggcagagcagggagggtgtgtgtttgtgctgGGGAATGGGGAGGAGGAGACAAACACCTTCTCCCCCTTGCCCAAGAGAACCTTCCAGAGCCAAACACACATACCTCCATGACCAACATAGGTGCTCCTGATAGTACTAGTGTGCAGGGACTGGATGTCTCACTCCTGGGGACCTGGGCTCGAGCAGCAGCTGGGTGCTTCCCACAGCTACCATGACTTCAAAACAAGGAAGTGAGGCTAGTCCAGGGGCACCATGATTGATGCCACGTAAATGAGAATTCACTGCTTTTCTGAAAGTTTTCCTAGAAAACCTAGCAGATCTCCCatgccgttagcagggagctgaatggcaggGGGACTTCCTCATGAGCTAGAGTTTATTCTGAAAGCAAAGTCAGGAGTTCCCTCAGAACCAAAGGACTACACAGGGGGCAGGCATTGTGCCATAGCTAGTATAGGTggagattcaagtcctggctgctccacttcccatccagctccccgctatggcctgggaaagcagtagaggatgacctaaggccCACCTGTGCCTCCatatccacatgggaaaactggaagaagctcctggctcctgtgaccatggccattgtggctatctggggaatggaccagcataGTTCTTCTCTCCCACTCTTTCAAACACGTCTTTTGAAAGAATAAAGGCCCATGCAGATCCCCGCGGTAGAGCCTGCACACAGGAGCGTGCGGAGCTTGAAGGTCATGTCTCAATCCCAGGGGGTTGAGGAATGCAGCAGATGGCTCTGACCTCCAGCCAGGAACCAAGTGCGGTCAGCTGCTGGGGAGGACCCGGCTTTCAGCACGCCACCAGATCTGGGCAACACAGAGAGGAATCCAGCACAGTCGTTTCTTTATAAACACAAGTAcataatgtttatttgaaattccaaTTTATTACAAGTTCACCCTTTAATGGGGCCCTTCCTCCTTTGGGAcggcttaaaaaaacaaaatggttcCGATGTCCTGAAGTGGGAACGCAGGAATCGCACTACGAACAAGGACAGACTGATCTAGCACAGAGGTGGGGGAAGGCGGCGGCGGCCGTGGGACAGGGGCCAGCGAAGGGGTCCCGGGGCATGTGGGCTGCACCCGGGCGGCCTACTCCCAAGTCCCCCATGCACAGTCCCCACCAGGGAACCATCTCCTTTCACTGCAGTGCAGACAGGAGGGTCAAGGGGCTCCAGCCTTCCAGATTCCAAGTTgatagaaaagcaaagaaaaccctGTACTGTACTTCTAGCAAAATCTGTCATCACGGAGAGAAGACCGCCAAGCCTAGCCTTCCACTACCGG
It contains:
- the FZD9 gene encoding frizzled-9 encodes the protein MGSLPLPALLLWPLLAAAAALEIGRFDPERGRGPAPCQAVAIPMCRGIGYNLTRMPNLLGHTSQGEAAAELAEFAPLVQYGCHGHLRFFLCSLYAPMCTDQVSAPIPACRPMCEQARLRCAPIMEQFNFGWPDSLDCARLPTRNDPHALCMEAPENATAGPATEPHKGLGMLPVAPRPARPPGEAGVGPGAADSGPGGGGGTCANPEKFQYVEKSRSCAPRCGPGVEVFWSRRDKDFALVWMAVWSALCFFSTAFTVLTFLLEPHRFQYPERPIIFLSMCYNVYSLAFLIRAVAGAQSVACDQEAGALYVIQEGLESTGCTLVFLLLYYFGMASSLWWVVLTLTWFLAAGKKWGHEAIEAHGSYFHLAAWGLPALKTIIILTLRKVAGDELTGLCYVASMDTAALTGFVLVPLSCYLVLGTSFLLTGFVALFHIRKIMKTGGTNTEKLEKLMVKIGVFSILYTVPATCVIVCYVYERLNMDFWRLRATEQPCVAATLPGGRRDCSLPGGSVPTVAVFMVKIFMSLVVGITSGVWVWSSKTFQTWQSLCHRKMAAGRARAKACRAPGSYGRGTHCHYKAPSVVLHMTKTDPSLDNPTHL